In the Bicyclus anynana chromosome 22, ilBicAnyn1.1, whole genome shotgun sequence genome, TATATTATTcggaaaaaatacattaaaagttTAGATCCGGTAAataggcttagggtgataatattaaattccttaacaaccactatcatcatcatcatcataatcagctgatggacttccactgctggatTTATGCCTCGCCTCTTATAtgaacggtctcgagccgccagcatccagcggctccctgcaatccgcttgttttttttacagaaaacgtAAGTAAGTAAGGAAAGAGAAGAAAAGCTCGAAAAATTATTATCCGCATTATGCTGGCGAAAATTTATATCGTTGGAATTTTGAAGCCTGCATACTACCTCCCAAAGTCACCATAATCCAAAGCTCAGAATATGACTTATGGTATTTTAGGGTAAGGGCATGTTGAGACTCTTTCAGGTTTTATTGAAttacaaagattttttattgatttatttattttggtctGGCGAAGGTCTGATCATTAGACGCTCTCGCTATGCTAGGCTTTTagttttaacttaaaatttgacttaataattttctttattttatctgttCTTAACTGTAACCAGCGCCTCAGCTACCTGCCCCTTAATGCTGAGAGGGAGACCcttatttggtcagtgcgctttttcttatttttttattataacaaaagaaaaaataccaaaaatttcttcttcttcttcttgaaatttgacttaataattttctttattttatctgttCTTAACTGTAACCAGCGCCTCAGCTACCTGCCCCTTAATGCTCAgtgggagacctttatttggtcagtgtgcttttttttattttttattataataaaagcttagttttaaattaccaaaaaaaatcttcttcttcttcttttcgtCTGTACAATACCAGTACGGTGCTGTTTGGCTCGGTGTAGTggtaatctactatataaaaataagtcgggttttccttcctgacgctataactccagaacgcacgaaccgatttccacggttttgcattcgttgaaaaggtctcgggctccgtgaggtttatagcaaagaaaattcaggaaaaatttcaacgtaaggtagaggtagggtaggggtagggtaggggtagggtaggggtagggtaggggtagggtaggggtagggtaggcgtagggtaggggtatggtagggggaggataggggtagggtaggggtagaatagcggtagggtaggggtagggtaggggtagggtataggggtagggtaggggtagggtagaggtatttgaaagtttacatcgagtttcacgcgaacgaagtcgcgggcatccgctagtttcttccataattaaataaactatatcaaacatttaaaattcttatagtattttttcttattaactAATTCACTGATTAAGGCCGGCCGCATACATTCGTTTTTCCGAATCCGTTTCCCTTGTTCGGAAAACCATGcaatgtaatataaattaatgacGCAAATGTATCTCCTTTTTTTCCAGACGGAACATAATCCGCGCGTAGATACTCGTAACGGATAAACATTCCGAACGCCCTAGCGATAATAATACATTCCGAATGAGACAAAACGCGGTCTGCGGTAGTCTCACGAAATTCCAAAtcgaaataaaatctttttaacaaaaaaatttaaccgacttcaaaatcacaaaaactaaactaaaaagcgaaaaataacatcgtattagCTACCTTCTGAAATCTTCGGTATTAGTAAAAAATGGCCCGTACTGTTACGTACgagcaatttcgttattttcattttaacacaaaatgactgaaccgattttcatgaaaattaattgggaccaatctgaaattatactttttcaagcaaaaaagaaatataattggttaagaaatgactaAGTAATGCGgtgacaaacataaaaaaaacatacgcgtcgaagaGAACCTCCTcgtttttttttgaagtcggttattaaTGCATTTGGAAACCaatacggaaaacgagtgtatgcggcTGGTCTAAAGTTCTTAGagctaaaatttatttacaatagacAAAATTTTCTCTGTCAAAATACGGTCTTTCGAGTATTTTAGAAGTGCTTTGTACTTGTAACACGGTGATGAAATTCTTTGAAGCGCGTGCCGTTGGTTCTGGCACATGATTTCGAAGTTAGGTTCCCTCCTCGACGCTGCTTTGTAtctgttgaaaataataatatatttatctcGCCGTCAGATTGTataatacgttagtttataatatcacgagtgagattaagTGAAATATATAAGTGAGATATTAATTTATCGGACGGATTCTTTTTATTGACTATGAATCTTTAAAAGTGTGATTAGGACAGCATAATCTGCCATTTGCCGCTTAGTCAACGTAATTATCTTCGGTCAAGACGCTCGTATAATTAGATATCAAACCTCacaaggtaagttcgtttgattcttaattataactagctgacgccgcgtggtttcgcccgcgtgcttcccgttcccgtaggaatacaggaataatatatagcctatagctttcctcgataaatgggctatctaacactgaaagaatttttcaaatcggaccagtagtttcagagattagcgcgctcaatcaaacaaacaaacaaacaaactcttcagctttataatattagtatagatctaccgtcatattgtgaactgaaaatactgattacaatttaacgtgttatttttcggtatattataatctattggAAGTGAAACccttaaattgcaatcttaaaacgtcaactgtccaAACTGTcccctgattggtcggccttacagACCGTTATTCTTCCGCGTGGTACTCAGTTTTTGGCAAATTCCGCGGGAATaatggatttttacgggatgaaaattagcctatgtattaatccagagtaaaatctatttccattctaaattgtagccaaatcgcttcattagccgcagcgtaaaaaaggaacaaacatacatagttacacacacatttacacacaaactttcgcctttataatatttgtgtgactAGCCTgcccccgcggtttcacccgcgcagttcctgttcccgtgagaatacggggttaaaatatattctattacactcacaaataacgtggcttactatagtggtaaaagaattttcaaaatcggtttttagatccagagattacccctacaataccacacactacctctttataatattagtcaacatcatcattattaaccgatagacttccaagcacaaagccgctagcatccagcggctcccttcaacccgcttgatgtcctcgaacCATCTaaagtggggggtcgaccaacactgcgctttccgatgcggggtcgctattccagcaccttgggaccccagcgtccatcggctcttcgagctatgtatctgcccattgccacttcagcttcgcgactcgctgagctatgtcagtgactttggttcgtctgcggatatcctcatttctaattcgatcacacagagaaactccaagcatagctcgctccattgcccAATGAGTGACTTTGGGCCATCTAATaatgttatagcttggcaaattcgttcgtatcactcccgatggtccgcgcgggccgggaggcgtgtagcgatgaatgaaaaacccacgactgatgtacCTCACTTCCCCGTACGCACGATCTCAGAccagcgcagtctttcccccgtcgcccgcatatcatgggagtgttatcaactaACTTGCTAAGCTATAGTATAGATTGATAAGTAGACtttatacttacacaatattCTTCTCGAGTTTTGGCAGCAAATCCGTTTTCCTCAGCAAATACAGGGCATTTGTAACAGATGCAGCAGCGGAGAATGACGGTAAGTGTGTGGATACCCGTTTATCTGCCACCAGGAAGGCCATGTGTAGCAAAGTGGCTGCTGTCTCAAGTTCCATATAGTTAGATGCATCGCACACCCACGACATATATGATATATAATCCTGTGCCACTACTGGATGGACTGGAAACTTCtgcaatatcatcatcatagttatcaacccatattcggctcactgctgagctcgagtctcctctcagaataagaggcacaatacggattggcagacttcacacacgcagagaacaagataatagggatgatgacaggtttttaaattgtatgtaaattaagctgtagtaaagtaatttcgtaaaagtaacggggtatctgcgatcattactttcggagctacagggatttaaagggtcagatttgcggcgctgccgcggatccctgaaaaacgccccatacaaaatgacacgaactaatgacgtcgtaggcaatgtaatgatcgttagatttgtatgggcgttcaaacaaaattactaatatctttgttatttgtgcgtttatgttttagttcatatattaaaaaatgtcacatttaatgtaaggaagctaaaactgtatgaattttcatctacttacgacaaaagatttttaatagattttgaaattttagaatctcatttattttgcaaatatccagacaatctttgctttttatgtataaattagttaacattgaccttatttacccgactgtatcataaaaaacaatatattcaaacctagtcatcatccccattctctggtatgcaggtttcctcacgatgttttccttcaccgtttgtgacacgtgatatttaatttttttaaatgcacacaactgaaaagttggaggtacatgccccggaccggattcgaacccacaccctccggaatcggaggcagaggtcatatcctctgggctatcacggctctgctaACTGTATGAACATGTttaatcatatacttttgacagagtgGTAACTATGAAACaccgattctatagagacagtttgataaacgcgttagatcgttgatctaaTACATTGACAAAGGAGtaaacctctagcgaggcaggtcctgtagaTGGTAATTGGTATCAGTTAGAAATCTCAGACTAATAACATAtggacctacctcgctagacgttacccctctgtcaaggTATAGGATaaaccagaggttcccaaacttttttttttcataggcAACTTTCGAATTGAACTGGTTACGGTGGATCCCTGTTAAATTTCAATCCAAAACTTGACAAGAAATCTGATTAGATTAACGTATGGAAATCCCACTACAAAACAGCCACCACGAaataacagtaaaaatatagtgagaattgattactaagttaattaattaattgagattatataatttttgataCTGCTTACAGCACAAGGCAATCAATTCATAAACGATTGTGAATTGAATGCTTTTCATGTAGAAAACTACCCATTCGGTGTGAAACaagataaattttcgtggaccAACGCTTGTGAATCGAGAACctccatttttatgtcacgtagacccccgccgagtcttacgtagacccctgggggtcctggaccactttgggaatcgatgaGATAAACGATCTAACGCATTTATAAatactgtctctatagaatcagtGTTTATAGTTGTAATCCTGTATATCGTATAAAGAGCTCCAATAAAATGCCTTTTTCTGTAGGAATGGTGTAAAAAAgatcaacaacttctagtttagtaagatataggtacatataactGATCTAAGCTCGTCCCCTTAAAAACTACAAACAATTTTGtccgtgaatttgagtgcgatactaATATTAGTCTGAGTGAGCAATCCATGTTCTGCTCACTGCTCacggttgagcacgagtctcctctgagaatgagaggagttaggttagtaaataatccaccacggtgacccaatgcagattggcaaactttgacgcacacgtagataattaaaaacattctcAGGtatttcctctcgatgttttccttcaccgtttgagacacgtgatataaaaTATCACACTCAACATTATAAACGAAGATATAAATAaggctaataaaatataaatattgtggATATCCATGCAACTCGTAAGAAACATACATccgccgcgtggcgcagtgggtagtgaccctgctttctgcatccacggtcgtgggttcgattcccacaactggaaaatatttgcgtgatgaacatgggtgttttccagtgtctgtgtgtatttatacattatataagtatttatatgtagtatataattgtatatgaatattataatatcaactatcttagcacccataacacaagctactctgtatgcttactttggggctagatagtgtgatgtgtattgtttaagtatatttattattattattattatttattatatttctaatttGCTTAGCAAAAATATGGAATGTCTTTTTCctgatacataattttaaacactttgtttttcagatagcatgcgtacggtgacagttgccttataacgtccataatacatatatgtactattatcataagagccgtgatagcccagtggatatgacctctgcctctgattccgaatggtgtgggtttaaatccagtccggggcatgcacttatgtgcatttaaagaaattaaatatcacgtgtctcaaaagtgaaggaaaacatcgtgaggaaacctgcatagcagataattatcttaattctctgcgtgtgtgaagtctgccaatccgcattgggccaacgtggtggactattggcctaacccctctcattctgaaaggaaactgactgactacaatctcacctgatggtaagtgatgatgcagtctaagatggaagcgggctaacttgttaggaggaggatgaaaatccacacccctttcggtttctacacggcatcgtaccggaacgctaaatcgcttggcggtacaccagccagacctggacaaattaagaaaatctgaatctgcccagccggggatcgaacccaggacctccgtctgtaaatccaccgcgcataccactgcgccacggaggccgtcatctATTAGGTACTCTGTAgctactcttaaatctatgatgCTATATGAAAAAGCACTTTAATGGTATGCCTACACTTACCAATTTGGTAATTACAGCTCTCTCGGTGTGAATCAGTTGTTTAACGTCGAAAGCGTGGTTGGCGGCGCGAATCAGTGTCCTTGAGGTCAGCACATTGCCCTGGACCTTCAGTGCTATCCAATAGCAAGCCGTAGCCAACATTTGTAGCATGTCTATTGGAGCGCGGGCGACTGTGAACAAGTAGTCGAAGTACCACGCCGCTGTTTGCACTGTTGCTGGGTTTCCTTCCGCGCCCTAAGAATAACAAGATTAAAAAATCGCCATATCaattattgattatgaaacaacaCAATTAGTCGTCActcgaattttaatcgggatcatggattgTTGCTACCGTCAGCGTGGAAACAGCTTTTTCTTGCATTgtcacaaataacaaacttggaacaagttAGCGTTAGTttggtttgcttacaagaagacgagtctaatgaagatgacattatgAACTCCCCCtccccagcgcgcgatgcgagcagctgcgcgccgcgccgccgcttcacagtttatgcagtcgggtttttttaataCAACGATGAAGGCGGAATATTCAACACCAAGAGGTCGGTGCTTCAATATCCgctttgtcgtacccactcctaacacaatctTTTACAACTAACCACTATGGGGGGAATCGAGGACGGGAATATCGTTGATATTTAAAGGTAAGAAAAAACTATTTAtcgtcgccgcacacgggccacacgcgacgctacaacgccgctacaagaagcaagaaggggccacagaagtagctgaagcgcgaggcagccacttgtggccggtggctgctacttttttaacccatacatgaagtatcataatcgcgcgagtggcgttttgcggcgttttgtgtcggcgtttagtggccggtgcgggccataAGAAGCGTAgaatgaaaactacaggaaatatgccggtggCCCGTATGTGGGAgcccttaaatattttttatttacttacgttCACTTTCACAAGCCAGTCCATGATACAGGTACGCGCATCGCTAGCTATTTTTGGCACTTCATACATTTCTTCTTTCCTCATCAAGTAGTAAAACACATGTGGAGCGTAAGTCTCATTCAAACTATTCGCGTATGCGTTTAACCCTGTTGACAAGAAAATACaacattaaaagattttttgaattGGTCTATACAATTGACAGTTATATCGGTAAAAAAGACCGCCGATCCTAACCTTTTTGGACGTCGGTAACAAAAGTTTTCTTACATACCTATTATGATAGGAACCTTTTTATTTAAGATACACCTAATAAATATGAGAGATTtcttaaatacttatataacgttaaaaatttaaaactttttgaacttactataaaatctttttatcaaaaaaatgtaaCCGAATTTTAAGAGTAATGCGTCATATTACTCGTAGTCTAAGAAGCGAAAAATAGCACCGTACCTATGTTCTTTCTATTGATGCCAAATAAGCTGTTAAAGTTCATTTTCTTTAATGCTCtttcgaataaaaaataatttttcactactcttgctcaaaaacactgtcatattaccactccacagcggggctaaacaagcatattagcctctaggggctaaagtaattttgtttttttaattctacgtTGTTTTTTTTGGGACGTACTTAAAGATATttgtaacttaaataataagaaaagtaatcaACAATTAATTCTAAATAGCTCACAACCAAAATGTGTACTCGATGAagccaataaatatttttcaagtataGGTGAAAAACTTGCTAATAAAATCTTAAGCGATTCCGGGAAAACTGAATCTGAACTGTCAAATAACTGCTTGACACACATGATTATCACAAATAAAAGCCAGCATTCTTTCTTCTTCACTCCGACCGATGAAATcgaaattctaaaaataattagtaatttaaaaaacaagtcaGCATCTGGCTTAGACAATATATCAAACGTGCTTTTGAAAAAATGTAAACTCCAACTAGCTAGTCCCATCGCCTTCTTATGTAATCTCAGCTTATCTAGTGGGATTGTTCCAAAAAAGTTTAAGATAGCTAACGTATGTCCCATATTAAAAAACGGTGACCCTGGTGATTTATCTAATTATAGAACCATCTCTCTTCTCTCAAGCGTATccaaaattgttgaaaaaatcGTTAATAAAAGACTTTTAAGCTATTTAGAACTGAATGGTCTTCTTTCAACCAATCAATATGGATTTAGGGCTAATAGATCGACAGAGGATGCCGTCACAGAACTTACAGACTACGTAACTAAGAAACTGGATGGCGGAAACAAATGTATAGGCTTATTTCTCGATCTAGCTAAAGCGTTAGATACCATATCTCGGAAAATACTGATTGCTAAATTAGAGGCCCTCGGAATACGCGGTGTAACGCTACAATGGTTTCAATCTTATTTAACTGACCGCAAACAAAAAGTTACTATTGATGAGTTATCTAGTGATCAAACAGAAATTCACTTCGGAGTTCCTCAAGGTAGTGTGCTTGGCCCTACCTTATTTTTGACCTACATAAACGACCTCTGTGCACTTAGCCTTAATCAAGCACGATTGTTCAGCTTTGCGGACGACACTGCAATAATATTCCACGGTGATAGTTGGGATTCAGTAAGATATCTATGTCAACAAGGCTTACAGGATGTTTCTTCATGGCTTGGAGACCATCTTCTTACGCTTAATGGTAACAAAACCAAATTCATTGCTTTCAGAATGTCAACTCGAACGGATCCAAAAGAACAACTACATATTAAACTACACTCATGCAAATATAATCCTGATAAAACCTGTCAATGTCCTACACTGGAACATGTCAGAGACATAAAATATCTAGGAGTTATACTAGATGAAGGGTTGAGATGGGATAAACATATATATGCATTAAGTGGTAGATTAAGAAAGctcatattcatatttaaaaaacttcgtaATGTGGCCAACGAAGAGGTTATTGGGCTTTTGTATGAATCCATCCATGCATGAATGCCAGTCTATTTTAAGCTATTGCCTGCCCGCCTGGGGGGAGCCTGCAAAAGCTACTTCATGAAATTAGAGCGAGCCCAGCGAGCAGTTTTGAAAGCTGCCTACAAAAAGCCATTCCGATATCCAACTGATACTCTGTACTGCGAACTTGGTTATCTGCGTGTTAGACAACTTTACATCAAAAGTGTCGTTTTGAGGTTTCACAAAACGGCAGCTTTGACAGTAAACAAGCGCTTTCGTCTTCAAAGGTGGATATGTCCTGTGTTACGCTCCCAGTTTGCACGTAAATCTTTCGCCTTCTCCGGACCATTCATATACACTAAAGTCAACAGAGCACTTAAAATCACACACGTGTCGAGGTATAAATGCAAACAACTCTTAAATAAATGGTTTGaggaaattaattatgaagaaaccgaaaaattgctgaaattaaattaaactatgtgATTAACGcatggattaatttattaacatacacacactcacacattcccccacacacaccacaaacacacaacacacacatacacacccaACACCACACACGcatattcacataatatatattgtaattattttgaattatataaacttagcattaagaacttaccacctaacttaactttactacctaacttaacttgtttgtcacacacttcataaactgttatattcttgtttcactactgtggaagaaagtgattaccacaatacagggaatcctagtgtggagatcacagacttatgtaaattatttttatgtgtactagtgaatcaataaatattattatattattattaattcttgtctgttacgagtactagcctactataaaacggaggaggttttattcgaaaattgaatcattataggtaaggctctgattgttttgaaaaacaaataaaaaactttaaattggaaataaatgcagcgttcttgtctgtggaatgcgttcatttttttatttaatttttattgaagacatgggacatcctttacggtttaatacctttgcctttttctcatgtgaaaaaaataaaattaaaaagcgagaatttaaaaaacaaataatacatacttgatttatttcagaaaataattgtaaatttgtgactgtaactttcatatatttcaacattaattgttattagtgtcttcatctactgagaatggtgatcctaatttggagatggatgaaattttcaatatgttaccatcaaagtccagacgcatttacttaaatacttacctacgaaaaatttaataagtgaagaaaacaacaacaaatggattcacttacgaaaggagtttttaaaaactattatctcccacgtttacctcatatactcgttattcagtagtcggaaattatgttaccgggtaaaagcatctcccataatatccaaaattgtagactttgtacgtttatttttcaattaaataaatctaaataaaaattgaataattgaactaaactattttattttctcgcaatcgtagtgaaaagcagagtgtaacacgtggggctaaacccattatatactcggtttctatttaggcggcccttgacttacgtctcaggccctaaaaatacctcgtatataatgggtctttttggccccttgtataacaatctactatttaaaattggttaataaataacgaagttgTGAGTGtcacaaacataaataaacaaacaaaacatatgcgttgaattgagaacctccacattttttagaagtcggttgaaaagacCAATAAAACTTACAGAAATCTGTCGACTGTTCAAATCGGTCAAATACTAATCGTCGTTTGTGTTTCTCTTCTCCCTTGTCGTCTCTCACAGCTGGAGAGATACCCTGTAGTTCCCGACTGTGGGGTCGTTTGAGGCTTCTTTTGATATTCCTCACCCTGGACGGCTCTGCTGTCTTGATGGCGGGAGTCAGAGCCTTGCTTGCTCCGTCTTTTGGGATATCCAAGGTAcctttatgaaattaattaataattatttcaagtaagcgTTTTGCGCAAGGCGTCTTGAATGAAATTTTCATTCGAGTTCCGgacataatatgtaaaaaatgccttaatttctaattttcttcaatattcaaaatttatttatttcaattagactcaCTTTACAAGCAACTTTGAAAGGTCAGgcttatgtcataatttaatttaatctaatggtggtaataatagtcgaaaacttaaaataaagttacgagggttccaaacgcgccttggtccgagaagagcccacaacaaactcagtcaaggtttatttaatgtaattatttagtGTAATGTAGTAAGATAACGTGGCATAACTTTTTAACCACAGCGTTATAAAACCACAAAACTTATTTATACATTGATCTTTTCATATAGctttgattaaaataagaaaatctaaaATTCATAACACAACTTTTTAATTCGAAAAAGAAAGTATACCTTTGTagtatatttaatgtattttttacgaACATTCGCCATTTTGTATCTTAATAAACCATAAGAAATTTATCTCATCTCATTCGACGCAGaattacatgaaatattttGCGTTGGAATTTCAAGTCGAAATATTAAAACCCATCTGAGATATTGTAAGtagaagttattttaataaatttgaaaaaataaaaacttaggcattttcattgtatttatattttagcttTTACTCTTTTTGTACAATTCTTGTTTTTACCAAAATGATTGTTAATATTAATCAACAATCATCAACAACTGGTAAATCAAACACTAAAGTGTTGTTCAGATAGCATGGATGCGGTGACAGTTGCCATAAGACGTTCGCgaattatcgtgaatcgcggcaaactttcaagagtaaaacgaactgtcactgtacccatggtATCTGAAAAGCATAGACATTTTTCGGGCTAAGCCGCTATTGTATAGTTGGGTGTTGGTAAGTAAAAAAGTTACCTTTGTTTTTGTCATCGATTATGTCATTAAATACTTTGTAATTCCAGTCCAAGTCGTCACTTTTTTGCCGTAAAGTCACATGTTTTGCGTCAATTTTATTCACAGCACTGTTCGATCTTTTCAAAATCCTTACAATCTTCTTGTGAATTGCACCCTTGTGTTGCGAATTGCCTTGATTTGCCGGTTCGTGATATATAGTTTCCAATGGCTGACGTTCAACTTTCACAGAATTGGTTCTTTTTAAAGCAGTCGTTGGTATAGGCGGCAAAGGGTCCATGGGTAGCGGTATTTTTGAGATTAATTTGTTCTCTTTTGCCATTTtacattaattgaaaaaaataaccgTACACTTGAAAATTTAAAGGCCACGTCCAGCGCGACCGACGTAACTTTGTGATTGCCACGTTTGTGATACAACGTCatgtatgtttaaatattttggatCTTA is a window encoding:
- the LOC112053551 gene encoding uncharacterized protein LOC112053551, with amino-acid sequence MAKENKLISKIPLPMDPLPPIPTTALKRTNSVKVERQPLETIYHEPANQGNSQHKGAIHKKIVRILKRSNSAVNKIDAKHVTLRQKSDDLDWNYKVFNDIIDDKNKGTLDIPKDGASKALTPAIKTAEPSRVRNIKRSLKRPHSRELQGISPAVRDDKGEEKHKRRLVFDRFEQSTDFWLNAYANSLNETYAPHVFYYLMRKEEMYEVPKIASDARTCIMDWLVKVNGAEGNPATVQTAAWYFDYLFTVARAPIDMLQMLATACYWIALKVQGNVLTSRTLIRAANHAFDVKQLIHTERAVITKLKFPVHPVVAQDYISYMSWVCDASNYMELETAATLLHMAFLVADKRVSTHLPSFSAAASVTNALYLLRKTDLLPKLEKNIVYKAASRREPNFEIMCQNQRHALQRISSPCYKYKALLKYSKDRILTEKILSIVNKF